Proteins from one Megalopta genalis isolate 19385.01 chromosome 1, iyMegGena1_principal, whole genome shotgun sequence genomic window:
- the LOC117223492 gene encoding tRNA-splicing endonuclease subunit Sen15 has translation MYGICHPSYYHIGKLGCTDPVKIGTMFYVYIELCEARRYWEVNYKYKESLDLLYLEVKRKKNCETEFYVPWSTLYNISLNKIEEIQEGLSSDKITFVFKSEDGTSVFYKVTKGLVKPMSPEDSKLMKEKEEKKLELEKQIRKNTSNLYELAKSLNSDSSNKETEADVNEADVNKADEKR, from the exons ATGTATGGAATATGTCATCCTAGT taTTATCATATTGGAAAATTAGGATGCACAGATCCTGTAAAGATAGGTACAATGTTCTATGTTTATATTGAACTGTGCGAAG CACGACGATATTGGGAAGTTAATTATAAGTACAAGGAGAGCCTGGATCTACTCTATTTAGAAGTTAAAAGAAAGAAGAACTGTGAAACAGAATTCTACGTACCATGGTCAACATTATACAACATATCATTGAATAAAATAgaagaaatacaagaagggtTAAGCAGCGACAA GATCACATTTGTTTTTAAATCCGAGGATGGTACTAGCGTTTTCTACAAGGTGACCAAAGGCCTAGTTAAACCTATGTCCCCGGAAGATAGTAAATTAATGAAGGAGAAGGAAGAGAAAAAATTAGAATTGGAAAAGCAAATTAGAAAAAATACTTCAAACTTGTATGAATTAGCAAAATCTTTAAATTCGGATAGTAGTAATAAAGAAACGGAGGCTGATGTAAATGAGGCCGATGTAAATAAAGCAGATGAGAAAAGATAA
- the Pkn gene encoding serine/threonine-protein kinase N isoform X4, with protein sequence MGPSSPSQESLFTDPRFLSLEKQLNIELKVKQGAENMIQSLTSGRDKKLLQDAQQMLDDSRAKIEFLRMRIMKVRQARQQQERGDAPPPNGEATSNKDKYEPSLELALEERVEELRHRLRIEAAVVEGAKNVIRLLQSAKVADKKALTEAQASLAESSRKLDLLRLSLELRRQELPPDSSTAAQLKRELDSVQSASPVPVTYTSLQPFRGPLEGRATVPASVSRCAAVTGQLEVRLMGCQDLAEEVPGRTRREHPASPDLRSFVKGVTGRSSSKSYSVKDETSNDIMAVIKLDNQTVAQTSWRPCSQQAWDQRFSIELDKSRELEIGIYWKDWRSLCAVKFLRLEEFIDDVRHGMALQLEPQGLLFAEIKFLNPMISRKPKLQRQRKIFKQQVKNFPRANQMNINVATWGRLLKRSAPSLHNTRNSESPPSGPQPLQLVFDTSLEDKPETPGELPDPDKGGLGGARPLGLSASSSSPTLPRPPEHPPPPPPTITKKPSLPAPPPPPKLDQELQSALREFDFLHNEEKGGPQGANLRPLVTEPRPVLIAPPSPRTPSPQPVVEFPEDEVVYEMPSKPSQYRDSAYESRRHSQLTGMTIENFRLLSVLGRGHFGKVILSQYRNTGEYFAIKALKKGDIIARDEVESLLSEKRIFEVANATRHPFLVNLFACFQTEAHVCFVMEYAAGGDLMMHIHADVFGEPRAVFYSACVVLGLQYLHESRIIYRDLKLDNLLLDTEGYVKIADFGLCKEGMGYGDRTGTFCGTPEFLAPEVLTETSYTRAVDWWGLGVLIFEMLVGESPFPGDDEEEVFDSIVNDEVRYPRFLSLEAIAIMRRLLRKNPDRRLGSSERDAEDVKKQAFFRHIAWDDLLLRRVKPPFVPVIDSVEDVSNFDEEFTSEKPQLTPPKDPRPLSDLEQSLFKDFTYMADWC encoded by the exons ATGGGGCCGTCGTCGCCGAGTCAGGAGAGTCTATTCACGGATCCTCGATTTTTATCCTTGGAGAAGCAGCTCAATATCGAACTCAAG GTGAAGCAGGGGGCGGAAAACATGATCCAGAGTTTAACGAGCGGCAGGGACAAGAAGTTGCTGCAGGATGCGCAGCAAATGCTGGACGATTCCCGTGCGAAAATCGAGTTCCTACGTATGCGGATAATGAAGGTGCGACAGGCTCGTCAGCAACAAGAACGCGGCGATGCCCCGCCGCCGAACGGAGAAGCGACCAGCAATAAAG ATAAATACGAACCCAGCCTGGAGCTCGCGTTAGAGGAAAGGGTGGAGGAGCTGCGACACCGTTTGCGGATCGAGGCTGCGGTGGTGGAGGGGGCTAAGAACGTGATACGTCTGCTACAAAGTGCCAAAGTCGCTGATAAGAAGGCGTTAACGGAG gCTCAGGCAAGTCTCGCGGAATCAAGTAGAAAACTGGACCTATTGAGATTATCCCTTGAACTTAGAAGACAGGAACTACCGCCTGATAGCAGTACTGCTGCTCAGTTGAAGCGAGAGTTAGATAGCGTGCAGTCAGCCAGCCCTGTCCCGGTGACTTATACTTCTTTGCAACCTTTCCGTGGTCCTCTAGAGGGCAGAGCCACTGTGCCCGCTTCGGTGTCAAGATGTGCAGCTGTTACAGGACAGTTAGAG GTTAGATTAATGGGGTGTCAAGACTTGGCGGAAGAAGTGCCTGGGCGTACCAGACGGGAGCATCCAGCGAGTCCAGACCTGCGCAGCTTTGTCAAGGGAGTCACAGGGCGTAGCTCAAGCAAATCGTACAGCGTTAAGGATGAAACAAGTA ATGATATTATGGCAGTTATTAAGCTGGACAACCAAACAGTAGCACAAACTAGTTGGAGACCGTGTTCCCAGCAGGCTTGGGATCAGAG GTTTTCCATTGAACTAGATAAATCAAGAGAGCTTGAGATAGGCATTTACTGGAAAGATTGGAGATCCCTTTGCGCAGTGAAGTTCCTGCGTCTCGAGGAGTTCATCGATGATGTTAGACATGGAATGGCCCTTCAGCTGGAACCGCAAGGACTTTTGTTCGCTGAGATTAAATTCCTGAACCCGATGATCTCAAGGAAGCCAAAGCTGCAACGCCAGCGTAAGATCTTCAAACAGCAAGTGAAGAACTTCCCAAGAGCTAATCAGATGAACATCAACGTTGCCACTTGGGGCAGATTGCTGAAACGATCAGCTCCTTCGCTACATAATACGAGGAACTCTGAGAGTCCGCCGTCAG GACCACAACCTTTGCAGCTAGTTTTCGATACATCCTTGGAGGATAAGCCTGAAACACCTGGGGAGCTGCCCGACCCAGACAAGGGAGGACTCGGAGGAGCTAGACCTCTAGGACTGTCAGCATCCAGCAGTAGTCCCACACTGCCACGACCTCCGGAACATCCTCCACCACCTCCTCCTACGATCACCAAGAAACCCTCGTTGCCAGCCCCGCCACCGCCACCCAAATTAGATCAAGAG TTGCAGAGTGCATTAAGGGAGTTTGATTTCCTGCACAACGAGGAAAAGGGGGGGCCTCAGGGCGCAAATTTGAGGCCTCTTGTTACAGAGCCTCGTCCCGTGCTGATTGCACCACCCTCTCCACGCACACCCTCGCCCCAACCTGTCGTCGAGTTTCCTGAAGACGAG GTCGTGTACGAAATGCCCTCTAAGCCTTCTCAATACAGAGATAGTGCCTACGAATCAAGAAGACACTCGCAATTGACCGGAATGACCATAGAGAACTTTAGGCTACTCTCGGTCCTTGGTCGTGGACATTTTGGTAAAGTGATTTTGTCACAATATAGAAACACAGGGGAGTACTTTGCCATTAAAGCATTGAAAAAAGGAGATATTATTGCAAGAGATGAAGTTGAGTCATTATTGTCGGAGAAAAGAATATTTGAAGTGGCAAATGCAACGCGTCACCCCTTCCTAGTGAACCTCTTTGCTTGTTTCCAGACAGAG GCGCATGTGTGTTTTGTAATGGAATATGCAGCTGGCGGAGATCTCATGATGCACATACATGCAGACGTCTTTGGGGAGCCACGGGCAGTCTTTTACTCAGCCTGTGTTGTGTTAGGATTGCAATATTTGCACGAAAGTCGTATCATTTACAG agatttgaaactagacaaTTTATTATTGGATACAGAGGGATATGTGAAGATCGCAGATTTTGGTTTGTGTAAAGAGGGAATGGGTTATGGAGATAGAACAGGAACCTTCTGTGGTACGCCAGAATTCTTGGCACCTGAGGTGCTCACTGAAACCTCGTACACTAGAGCCGTAGATTGGTGGGGCCTCGGTGTATTGATATTTGAAATGCTTGTTGGCGAG TCTCCATTCCCTGGTGACGATGAGGAAGAAGTATTTGACTCTATTGTGAATGACGAAGTTCGCTATCCACGATTTCTTTCTTTGGAGGCAATAGCAATAATGCGAAGG TTGCTAAGAAAAAACCCTGACAGAAGATTGGGTAGTAGTGAAAGAGATGCTGAAGATGTTAAAAAACAAGCATTCTTCAGGCACATAGCCTGGGACGATTTACTCCTGAGACGCGTGAAGCCGCCGTTTGTTCCAGTGATT GATTCTGTGGAAGATGTCAGTAATTTCGATGAGGAATTCACATCCGAGAAGCCGCAATTAACTCCGCCTAAAGATCCTAGGCCACTTAGCGATTTAGAACAAAGTCTATTTAAAGATTTTACATATATGGCTGACTGGTGCTAG
- the LOC117223486 gene encoding uncharacterized protein LOC117223486, translated as MYGRQGEPGNTQPPPWLVRAEVTIRHSTPTTSESGETPPVTVSSSVTDSGGVRMVYRWSTSQSPPSSVVAASTSSQSVPSASSSSFGFQRGNILFTSTPPPRPSPSGFYTIPRSGSSGNEESSSSRGRGVPDSGYNSEQYSPQTYSSLPTRRPSQQYNRRCKSTCSIVLSAVDVADGSAKETSSKIATSESAKHSYDHSWRHHSSQHVFSRQFTTVPEVEEEESASGTTTAQLSRDNKVATRTIAVSKDAASQTTDIECKESSSTVFGKSKVRRKAATGLLPFDEQKKKKQESESPSAASETASLGPSADSEKSDSSAKDDSSRRKSRTVHIDVYCTGTEDDDNSETSDNERDTPSTVFENPDVRVTHTEVPSTVLPRGFQDEKAFLKRATERKCDSFKHAPMRMPSIASSKGYDSDDMLSSLYPSQFSSYSALRDLDSVPWSADSSNVGFPFEYDSAAATSCKDTFSDIESLVASRSGLTPCDSFEYASSSDRERIRRMEEAWAKSEEKRRAIASQKYLSQGKKMKDYMEKHEAGWSSADSGEESDESGTVGWSFVSSEESQKMVKMATNTRRNSKEVVGSSIAPTAKEDEPSRKQSQQDLSDSTTRSDSIPQPHSLRDQVRTFESKSPSPLPSKMPSRVTSPFMTPQGERTDHIIKASIFGRVVNAFRKPGHHIGPSKNPNCSCDHCRRYFEELNSRDRSGSISEFERQTGFRLQNEKKIVRSIPKNCGS; from the exons ATGTACGGCCGTCAGGGCGAGCCTGGTAACACGCAACCGCCGCCGTGGTTGGTGCGTGCGGAGGTCACGATCCGACACAGCACGCCGACGACCTCGGAGTCAGGCGAGACGCCTCCGGTGACGGTGTCCTCGAGCGTCACGGACTCCGGCGGTGTTCGCATGGTGTACCGATGGAGCACCAGTCAGTCGCCTCCATCGTCCGTGGTGGCTGCTTCCACGTCGTCGCAATCGGTCCCATCGGCGTCCTCCAGCTCCTTCGGCTTCCAGAGAGGAAACATCCTCTTCACCTCGACGCCCCCGCCCAGGCCGAGTCCGAGTGGTTTCTACACGATTCCAAGGTCAGGATCTTCCGGTAACGAGGAATCTTCCTCCTCCAGAGGAAGAGGAGTGCCGGACTCGGGGTACAACAGCGAACAGTACTCCCCGCAGACCTACTCCAGCCTGCCGACTCGTCGACCCTCGCAACAGTACAACCGAAGATGCAAAAGCACCTGCAGCATCGTTCTGTCTGCTGTCGACGTCGCCGATGGATCCGCGAAGGAGACCTCCAGCAAGATCGCAACCAGCGAGTCCGCTAAACATTCGTACGATCACTCCTGGAGACATCATTCTAGCCAGCACGTGTTCTCCAGACAGTTCACCACGGTGCCGGAAGTGGAGGAAGAGGAGAGTGCCAGCGGTACGACGACCGCTCAGTTGAGCAGGGATAATAAGGTTGCCACTCGGACGATCGCTGTTAGCAAGGACGCCGCGTCGCAGACCACGGATATAGAATGCAAGGAGTCATCGTCGACGGTGTTCGGCAAGAGCAAGGTCAGGAGGAAGGCGGCCACTGGACTGCTTCCGTTCGAcgagcagaagaagaagaag CAAGAGAGCGAATCGCCGAGCGCAGCCTCCGAGACCGCAAGCCTTGGACCATCCGCGGATTCGGAGAAGTCGGACTCGTCGGCGAAGGACGACAGCTCCAGACGAAAATCTCGCACCGTTCACATCGACGTCTACTGCACCGGCACCGAGGACGACGACAACTCCGAGACGTCGGACAATGAGCGAGACACGCCGTCGACCGTCTTCGAGAACCCTGACGTGAGAGTGACGCACACTGAGGTACCGAGCACGGTGCTACCTAGGGGATTTCAGGACGAGAAGGCGTTCCTGAAGCGAGCAACGGAACGAAAATGCGACAGTTTCAAGCACGCGCCTATGAGGATGCCTTCGATAGCTAGTTCGAAGGGTTACGACAGCGACGACATGCTCAGCTCGCTGTACCCTTCTCAGTTCAGCTCTTACAGCGCGTTGAGGGACCTCGACTCTGTACCCTGGTCGGCGGATTCTTCGAACGTCGGGTTCCCTTTTGAGTATGACTCTGCCGCGGCCACCAGTTGCAAGGACACCTTCTCGGACATAGAGTCGTTGGTTGCCTCAAGATCAGGCCTGACGCCCTGCGACAGCTTTGAATATGCTAGCTCCAGCGATCGGGAGAGGATCCGCCGCATGGAAGAGGCCTGGGCTAAATCTGAGGAGAAACGCAGAGCTATAGCTTCCCAGAAGTATCTGTCGCAGGGCAAGAAGATGAAAGACTACATGGAGAAGCACGAAGCTGGGTGGTCCTCGGCCGACAGTGGAGAAGAGTCCGACGAGAGTGGTACGGTTGGATGGAGCTTTGTTTCCAGCGAGGAGAGCCAGAAGATGGTGAAGATGGCTACTAATACTAGAAGAAATAGTAAAGAGGTCGTAGGAAGCAGTATCGCGCCTACTGCGAAGGAGGATGAACCTTCTCGCAAACAGTCGCAGCAGGATCTGTCTGATTCCACCACCAGAAGCGATAGCATTCCGCAGCCTCATAGTTTGCGCGATCAAGTCAGAACCTTCGAGTCCAAGAGCCCTTCCCCGCTTCCATCGAAGATGCCCTCGAGGGTCACGTCCCCTTTCATGACTCCTCAGGGTGAAAGGACCGATCATATTATCAAAGCTTCTATATTTGGAAGAGTTGTAAACGCCTTCCGCAAGCCTGGACATCACATCGGACCCTCCAAGAACCCCAACTGCTCCTGCGACCACTGTAGAAGATACTTTGAGGAGCTGAACTCAAGGGACCGGTCTGGGTCCATCAGCGAATTCGAACGACAAACCGGCTTTCGGTTGCAGAACGAGAAGAAAATTGTTCGATCGATACCCAAGAACTGTGGATCGTGA
- the Pkn gene encoding serine/threonine-protein kinase N isoform X5 — translation MPKFSWRKVKQGAENMIQSLTSGRDKKLLQDAQQMLDDSRAKIEFLRMRIMKVRQARQQQERGDAPPPNGEATSNKDKYEPSLELALEERVEELRHRLRIEAAVVEGAKNVIRLLQSAKVADKKALTEAQASLAESSRKLDLLRLSLELRRQELPPDSSTAAQLKRELDSVQSASPVPVTYTSLQPFRGPLEGRATVPASVSRCAAVTGQLEVRLMGCQDLAEEVPGRTRREHPASPDLRSFVKGVTGRSSSKSYSVKDETSNDIMAVIKLDNQTVAQTSWRPCSQQAWDQRFSIELDKSRELEIGIYWKDWRSLCAVKFLRLEEFIDDVRHGMALQLEPQGLLFAEIKFLNPMISRKPKLQRQRKIFKQQVKNFPRANQMNINVATWGRLLKRSAPSLHNTRNSESPPSGPQPLQLVFDTSLEDKPETPGELPDPDKGGLGGARPLGLSASSSSPTLPRPPEHPPPPPPTITKKPSLPAPPPPPKLDQELQSALREFDFLHNEEKGGPQGANLRPLVTEPRPVLIAPPSPRTPSPQPVVEFPEDEVVYEMPSKPSQYRDSAYESRRHSQLTGMTIENFRLLSVLGRGHFGKVILSQYRNTGEYFAIKALKKGDIIARDEVESLLSEKRIFEVANATRHPFLVNLFACFQTEAHVCFVMEYAAGGDLMMHIHADVFGEPRAVFYSACVVLGLQYLHESRIIYRDLKLDNLLLDTEGYVKIADFGLCKEGMGYGDRTGTFCGTPEFLAPEVLTETSYTRAVDWWGLGVLIFEMLVGESPFPGDDEEEVFDSIVNDEVRYPRFLSLEAIAIMRRLLRKNPDRRLGSSERDAEDVKKQAFFRHIAWDDLLLRRVKPPFVPVIDSVEDVSNFDEEFTSEKPQLTPPKDPRPLSDLEQSLFKDFTYMADWC, via the exons ATGCCAAAATTTTCGTGGAGAAAG GTGAAGCAGGGGGCGGAAAACATGATCCAGAGTTTAACGAGCGGCAGGGACAAGAAGTTGCTGCAGGATGCGCAGCAAATGCTGGACGATTCCCGTGCGAAAATCGAGTTCCTACGTATGCGGATAATGAAGGTGCGACAGGCTCGTCAGCAACAAGAACGCGGCGATGCCCCGCCGCCGAACGGAGAAGCGACCAGCAATAAAG ATAAATACGAACCCAGCCTGGAGCTCGCGTTAGAGGAAAGGGTGGAGGAGCTGCGACACCGTTTGCGGATCGAGGCTGCGGTGGTGGAGGGGGCTAAGAACGTGATACGTCTGCTACAAAGTGCCAAAGTCGCTGATAAGAAGGCGTTAACGGAG gCTCAGGCAAGTCTCGCGGAATCAAGTAGAAAACTGGACCTATTGAGATTATCCCTTGAACTTAGAAGACAGGAACTACCGCCTGATAGCAGTACTGCTGCTCAGTTGAAGCGAGAGTTAGATAGCGTGCAGTCAGCCAGCCCTGTCCCGGTGACTTATACTTCTTTGCAACCTTTCCGTGGTCCTCTAGAGGGCAGAGCCACTGTGCCCGCTTCGGTGTCAAGATGTGCAGCTGTTACAGGACAGTTAGAG GTTAGATTAATGGGGTGTCAAGACTTGGCGGAAGAAGTGCCTGGGCGTACCAGACGGGAGCATCCAGCGAGTCCAGACCTGCGCAGCTTTGTCAAGGGAGTCACAGGGCGTAGCTCAAGCAAATCGTACAGCGTTAAGGATGAAACAAGTA ATGATATTATGGCAGTTATTAAGCTGGACAACCAAACAGTAGCACAAACTAGTTGGAGACCGTGTTCCCAGCAGGCTTGGGATCAGAG GTTTTCCATTGAACTAGATAAATCAAGAGAGCTTGAGATAGGCATTTACTGGAAAGATTGGAGATCCCTTTGCGCAGTGAAGTTCCTGCGTCTCGAGGAGTTCATCGATGATGTTAGACATGGAATGGCCCTTCAGCTGGAACCGCAAGGACTTTTGTTCGCTGAGATTAAATTCCTGAACCCGATGATCTCAAGGAAGCCAAAGCTGCAACGCCAGCGTAAGATCTTCAAACAGCAAGTGAAGAACTTCCCAAGAGCTAATCAGATGAACATCAACGTTGCCACTTGGGGCAGATTGCTGAAACGATCAGCTCCTTCGCTACATAATACGAGGAACTCTGAGAGTCCGCCGTCAG GACCACAACCTTTGCAGCTAGTTTTCGATACATCCTTGGAGGATAAGCCTGAAACACCTGGGGAGCTGCCCGACCCAGACAAGGGAGGACTCGGAGGAGCTAGACCTCTAGGACTGTCAGCATCCAGCAGTAGTCCCACACTGCCACGACCTCCGGAACATCCTCCACCACCTCCTCCTACGATCACCAAGAAACCCTCGTTGCCAGCCCCGCCACCGCCACCCAAATTAGATCAAGAG TTGCAGAGTGCATTAAGGGAGTTTGATTTCCTGCACAACGAGGAAAAGGGGGGGCCTCAGGGCGCAAATTTGAGGCCTCTTGTTACAGAGCCTCGTCCCGTGCTGATTGCACCACCCTCTCCACGCACACCCTCGCCCCAACCTGTCGTCGAGTTTCCTGAAGACGAG GTCGTGTACGAAATGCCCTCTAAGCCTTCTCAATACAGAGATAGTGCCTACGAATCAAGAAGACACTCGCAATTGACCGGAATGACCATAGAGAACTTTAGGCTACTCTCGGTCCTTGGTCGTGGACATTTTGGTAAAGTGATTTTGTCACAATATAGAAACACAGGGGAGTACTTTGCCATTAAAGCATTGAAAAAAGGAGATATTATTGCAAGAGATGAAGTTGAGTCATTATTGTCGGAGAAAAGAATATTTGAAGTGGCAAATGCAACGCGTCACCCCTTCCTAGTGAACCTCTTTGCTTGTTTCCAGACAGAG GCGCATGTGTGTTTTGTAATGGAATATGCAGCTGGCGGAGATCTCATGATGCACATACATGCAGACGTCTTTGGGGAGCCACGGGCAGTCTTTTACTCAGCCTGTGTTGTGTTAGGATTGCAATATTTGCACGAAAGTCGTATCATTTACAG agatttgaaactagacaaTTTATTATTGGATACAGAGGGATATGTGAAGATCGCAGATTTTGGTTTGTGTAAAGAGGGAATGGGTTATGGAGATAGAACAGGAACCTTCTGTGGTACGCCAGAATTCTTGGCACCTGAGGTGCTCACTGAAACCTCGTACACTAGAGCCGTAGATTGGTGGGGCCTCGGTGTATTGATATTTGAAATGCTTGTTGGCGAG TCTCCATTCCCTGGTGACGATGAGGAAGAAGTATTTGACTCTATTGTGAATGACGAAGTTCGCTATCCACGATTTCTTTCTTTGGAGGCAATAGCAATAATGCGAAGG TTGCTAAGAAAAAACCCTGACAGAAGATTGGGTAGTAGTGAAAGAGATGCTGAAGATGTTAAAAAACAAGCATTCTTCAGGCACATAGCCTGGGACGATTTACTCCTGAGACGCGTGAAGCCGCCGTTTGTTCCAGTGATT GATTCTGTGGAAGATGTCAGTAATTTCGATGAGGAATTCACATCCGAGAAGCCGCAATTAACTCCGCCTAAAGATCCTAGGCCACTTAGCGATTTAGAACAAAGTCTATTTAAAGATTTTACATATATGGCTGACTGGTGCTAG
- the Pkn gene encoding serine/threonine-protein kinase N isoform X6, which produces MIQSLTSGRDKKLLQDAQQMLDDSRAKIEFLRMRIMKVRQARQQQERGDAPPPNGEATSNKDKYEPSLELALEERVEELRHRLRIEAAVVEGAKNVIRLLQSAKVADKKALTEAQASLAESSRKLDLLRLSLELRRQELPPDSSTAAQLKRELDSVQSASPVPVTYTSLQPFRGPLEGRATVPASVSRCAAVTGQLEVRLMGCQDLAEEVPGRTRREHPASPDLRSFVKGVTGRSSSKSYSVKDETSNDIMAVIKLDNQTVAQTSWRPCSQQAWDQRFSIELDKSRELEIGIYWKDWRSLCAVKFLRLEEFIDDVRHGMALQLEPQGLLFAEIKFLNPMISRKPKLQRQRKIFKQQVKNFPRANQMNINVATWGRLLKRSAPSLHNTRNSESPPSGPQPLQLVFDTSLEDKPETPGELPDPDKGGLGGARPLGLSASSSSPTLPRPPEHPPPPPPTITKKPSLPAPPPPPKLDQELQSALREFDFLHNEEKGGPQGANLRPLVTEPRPVLIAPPSPRTPSPQPVVEFPEDEVVYEMPSKPSQYRDSAYESRRHSQLTGMTIENFRLLSVLGRGHFGKVILSQYRNTGEYFAIKALKKGDIIARDEVESLLSEKRIFEVANATRHPFLVNLFACFQTEAHVCFVMEYAAGGDLMMHIHADVFGEPRAVFYSACVVLGLQYLHESRIIYRDLKLDNLLLDTEGYVKIADFGLCKEGMGYGDRTGTFCGTPEFLAPEVLTETSYTRAVDWWGLGVLIFEMLVGESPFPGDDEEEVFDSIVNDEVRYPRFLSLEAIAIMRRLLRKNPDRRLGSSERDAEDVKKQAFFRHIAWDDLLLRRVKPPFVPVIDSVEDVSNFDEEFTSEKPQLTPPKDPRPLSDLEQSLFKDFTYMADWC; this is translated from the exons ATGATCCAGAGTTTAACGAGCGGCAGGGACAAGAAGTTGCTGCAGGATGCGCAGCAAATGCTGGACGATTCCCGTGCGAAAATCGAGTTCCTACGTATGCGGATAATGAAGGTGCGACAGGCTCGTCAGCAACAAGAACGCGGCGATGCCCCGCCGCCGAACGGAGAAGCGACCAGCAATAAAG ATAAATACGAACCCAGCCTGGAGCTCGCGTTAGAGGAAAGGGTGGAGGAGCTGCGACACCGTTTGCGGATCGAGGCTGCGGTGGTGGAGGGGGCTAAGAACGTGATACGTCTGCTACAAAGTGCCAAAGTCGCTGATAAGAAGGCGTTAACGGAG gCTCAGGCAAGTCTCGCGGAATCAAGTAGAAAACTGGACCTATTGAGATTATCCCTTGAACTTAGAAGACAGGAACTACCGCCTGATAGCAGTACTGCTGCTCAGTTGAAGCGAGAGTTAGATAGCGTGCAGTCAGCCAGCCCTGTCCCGGTGACTTATACTTCTTTGCAACCTTTCCGTGGTCCTCTAGAGGGCAGAGCCACTGTGCCCGCTTCGGTGTCAAGATGTGCAGCTGTTACAGGACAGTTAGAG GTTAGATTAATGGGGTGTCAAGACTTGGCGGAAGAAGTGCCTGGGCGTACCAGACGGGAGCATCCAGCGAGTCCAGACCTGCGCAGCTTTGTCAAGGGAGTCACAGGGCGTAGCTCAAGCAAATCGTACAGCGTTAAGGATGAAACAAGTA ATGATATTATGGCAGTTATTAAGCTGGACAACCAAACAGTAGCACAAACTAGTTGGAGACCGTGTTCCCAGCAGGCTTGGGATCAGAG GTTTTCCATTGAACTAGATAAATCAAGAGAGCTTGAGATAGGCATTTACTGGAAAGATTGGAGATCCCTTTGCGCAGTGAAGTTCCTGCGTCTCGAGGAGTTCATCGATGATGTTAGACATGGAATGGCCCTTCAGCTGGAACCGCAAGGACTTTTGTTCGCTGAGATTAAATTCCTGAACCCGATGATCTCAAGGAAGCCAAAGCTGCAACGCCAGCGTAAGATCTTCAAACAGCAAGTGAAGAACTTCCCAAGAGCTAATCAGATGAACATCAACGTTGCCACTTGGGGCAGATTGCTGAAACGATCAGCTCCTTCGCTACATAATACGAGGAACTCTGAGAGTCCGCCGTCAG GACCACAACCTTTGCAGCTAGTTTTCGATACATCCTTGGAGGATAAGCCTGAAACACCTGGGGAGCTGCCCGACCCAGACAAGGGAGGACTCGGAGGAGCTAGACCTCTAGGACTGTCAGCATCCAGCAGTAGTCCCACACTGCCACGACCTCCGGAACATCCTCCACCACCTCCTCCTACGATCACCAAGAAACCCTCGTTGCCAGCCCCGCCACCGCCACCCAAATTAGATCAAGAG TTGCAGAGTGCATTAAGGGAGTTTGATTTCCTGCACAACGAGGAAAAGGGGGGGCCTCAGGGCGCAAATTTGAGGCCTCTTGTTACAGAGCCTCGTCCCGTGCTGATTGCACCACCCTCTCCACGCACACCCTCGCCCCAACCTGTCGTCGAGTTTCCTGAAGACGAG GTCGTGTACGAAATGCCCTCTAAGCCTTCTCAATACAGAGATAGTGCCTACGAATCAAGAAGACACTCGCAATTGACCGGAATGACCATAGAGAACTTTAGGCTACTCTCGGTCCTTGGTCGTGGACATTTTGGTAAAGTGATTTTGTCACAATATAGAAACACAGGGGAGTACTTTGCCATTAAAGCATTGAAAAAAGGAGATATTATTGCAAGAGATGAAGTTGAGTCATTATTGTCGGAGAAAAGAATATTTGAAGTGGCAAATGCAACGCGTCACCCCTTCCTAGTGAACCTCTTTGCTTGTTTCCAGACAGAG GCGCATGTGTGTTTTGTAATGGAATATGCAGCTGGCGGAGATCTCATGATGCACATACATGCAGACGTCTTTGGGGAGCCACGGGCAGTCTTTTACTCAGCCTGTGTTGTGTTAGGATTGCAATATTTGCACGAAAGTCGTATCATTTACAG agatttgaaactagacaaTTTATTATTGGATACAGAGGGATATGTGAAGATCGCAGATTTTGGTTTGTGTAAAGAGGGAATGGGTTATGGAGATAGAACAGGAACCTTCTGTGGTACGCCAGAATTCTTGGCACCTGAGGTGCTCACTGAAACCTCGTACACTAGAGCCGTAGATTGGTGGGGCCTCGGTGTATTGATATTTGAAATGCTTGTTGGCGAG TCTCCATTCCCTGGTGACGATGAGGAAGAAGTATTTGACTCTATTGTGAATGACGAAGTTCGCTATCCACGATTTCTTTCTTTGGAGGCAATAGCAATAATGCGAAGG TTGCTAAGAAAAAACCCTGACAGAAGATTGGGTAGTAGTGAAAGAGATGCTGAAGATGTTAAAAAACAAGCATTCTTCAGGCACATAGCCTGGGACGATTTACTCCTGAGACGCGTGAAGCCGCCGTTTGTTCCAGTGATT GATTCTGTGGAAGATGTCAGTAATTTCGATGAGGAATTCACATCCGAGAAGCCGCAATTAACTCCGCCTAAAGATCCTAGGCCACTTAGCGATTTAGAACAAAGTCTATTTAAAGATTTTACATATATGGCTGACTGGTGCTAG